Proteins encoded by one window of Methanoculleus thermophilus:
- the arcS gene encoding archaeosine synthase subunit alpha, with the protein MWRCTVSRYEAQKRDGLARIGVYEEGEKRVSLPAALDTDALFPALRKRPFSNVPLAADEAFVRDYFSPGEGQPMAVHPLAPSRAESGDCVLIANWHTALKNPRNYAGWLAVLKEKIPPDTAWYAPASALPSTACLLIYSGFDLFDYRAVDLASAQNLFCLPEGEFPASLMETGVCGCEGCRDGDLAKHNRLALDREIALVRHYIEAGRLRELMELRCRADAAQVGVMRFLDRNYAFMERSLPIVRAVPMHANTAESQNRAEIRRFADRVIERFIPTRTDVAVLLPCSAKKPYSLSRSHKFFMNAVDRRAHELIVTSPLGLVPRELERIYPAGHYDVPVTGYWDREECAFIADILARYFAAHPYRRVIAHLEGGALTVAEMAAEACGIDLEVTCRGHPTSPTSLRALSDALEGERRMQTDTIRGTVSWQFATDIDTKGLQIRGRSMQMAVLRGKQQLFSIDPGTGLFRPTFEGWDLIPEGYRVRIDAFVPQGDILAPGITDCDPRIREGDEVLIEGPLAIATGRALMGADEMLRSKRGIAVRVRKVRKVGE; encoded by the coding sequence ATGTGGAGGTGTACCGTGAGCAGGTATGAGGCTCAAAAACGCGACGGTCTTGCGCGAATAGGAGTTTATGAAGAGGGTGAAAAGAGGGTATCCCTCCCTGCCGCCCTCGATACTGACGCTCTCTTCCCGGCACTTCGCAAGCGCCCCTTCTCAAACGTCCCGCTTGCCGCGGATGAGGCGTTTGTCCGCGACTACTTCTCCCCCGGGGAGGGGCAGCCGATGGCCGTCCACCCGCTTGCCCCATCGAGAGCGGAGTCGGGTGACTGTGTCCTGATTGCGAACTGGCATACGGCGCTTAAAAACCCGCGGAACTACGCAGGGTGGCTTGCGGTCTTAAAAGAGAAGATCCCGCCGGACACTGCATGGTATGCCCCGGCATCTGCGCTCCCCTCGACCGCCTGCCTCCTCATCTACTCGGGCTTTGATCTCTTCGACTATCGGGCGGTCGATCTTGCCTCCGCGCAGAATCTCTTCTGCCTCCCGGAAGGGGAGTTCCCCGCTTCACTGATGGAGACCGGGGTATGCGGGTGTGAGGGCTGCCGGGACGGCGACCTTGCAAAGCACAACCGCCTCGCGCTGGACCGGGAGATTGCCCTCGTGCGGCACTACATCGAGGCGGGCAGGCTCCGGGAACTGATGGAGTTGCGATGCCGTGCAGACGCCGCACAGGTGGGGGTCATGCGGTTCCTCGACCGGAACTATGCATTCATGGAGCGCTCCCTCCCGATAGTGCGGGCGGTGCCGATGCACGCAAACACCGCCGAGTCTCAAAATCGTGCGGAGATCCGGCGGTTCGCCGATCGGGTGATCGAACGGTTCATCCCGACCAGAACCGACGTCGCGGTCCTCCTCCCCTGCTCGGCGAAGAAGCCTTACTCACTCTCCCGGAGCCACAAGTTCTTCATGAACGCCGTGGACCGGCGGGCTCACGAACTGATCGTCACCTCACCCCTCGGCCTTGTTCCCCGAGAACTTGAGCGGATCTATCCGGCGGGCCACTACGACGTACCGGTGACCGGCTACTGGGACCGTGAGGAGTGCGCCTTCATCGCCGATATCCTCGCCCGCTACTTTGCTGCGCACCCGTACCGCCGGGTGATCGCGCACCTTGAGGGCGGAGCGCTCACCGTCGCAGAGATGGCGGCGGAAGCCTGCGGGATCGATCTCGAGGTGACCTGCCGGGGACACCCAACCTCGCCCACCTCGCTTCGGGCGCTCTCCGACGCCCTCGAGGGTGAACGGCGGATGCAGACCGACACCATTCGCGGGACCGTCTCCTGGCAGTTTGCGACCGATATCGATACAAAAGGCCTCCAGATCCGTGGTAGGAGCATGCAGATGGCGGTCCTCCGCGGAAAGCAGCAACTCTTCAGCATCGACCCCGGGACCGGGCTCTTCCGCCCGACGTTTGAGGGGTGGGATCTGATACCGGAGGGTTACCGGGTCAGGATCGATGCGTTCGTCCCGCAGGGCGACATCCTCGCGCCGGGGATCACGGACTGCGACCCCCGGATACGGGAGGGCGATGAGGTGCTGATCGAAGGCCCGCTCGCGATCGCCACCGGCCGGGCGCTGATGGGCGCAGACGAGATGCTCCGATCAAAGCGCGGGATCGCGGTGAGGGTGAGGAAGGTGAGGAAGGTTGGGGAGTAA
- the tgtA gene encoding tRNA guanosine(15) transglycosylase TgtA, with product MAINFEVIHKDIAGRVGRLRVNDKIVRTPALLPVVNPHLPLVTPREMQEMGVEALITNAYIFRRSTEYRDRALAEGLHHVLDFDGVIMTDSGSFQLSVYGEVEVSNRDTLEFQQAIGSDIIVPLDLPTPPDASRERAERELAITMDRIREAQQLFPDANLAGPVQGGIFTDLREEAGRAVQDLNFTFCPIGAVVPLMESYRYRDLVRVVLAAKRGLSPATAVHLFGAGHPSMFALAVAMGCDLFDSAAYALFAREGRYITPHGSFKIEELAELPCPCRVCRSMTADELRKSEDRERLLALHNLYVTIAEIARIRQAILDGTLWELVDERCRSHPRLLDGYRELLAHAAELERDDPVSKRRFFYRGSESCQRTEVLRYQEVIPRIPLGDRVLVSFDGREVPGFDTVLNFKPPFGPYPTELAETFPVGQSEVPEWDDEMVRSGCAGIRALMEAHPEKQFAVRCGEEWIRLVLEELPDVEVYREQV from the coding sequence ATGGCAATCAATTTTGAAGTCATACACAAAGATATCGCAGGGAGGGTGGGGCGACTCCGGGTGAACGACAAGATCGTCCGGACACCTGCCCTCCTTCCCGTCGTCAACCCGCACCTTCCTCTGGTGACCCCCCGCGAGATGCAGGAGATGGGGGTTGAGGCTCTGATCACGAATGCCTACATCTTCAGGCGGAGCACAGAATACCGCGATCGAGCGCTTGCGGAAGGGCTGCATCATGTTCTCGACTTCGACGGCGTCATCATGACCGACTCCGGCTCGTTCCAGCTCTCGGTCTACGGGGAGGTCGAAGTAAGTAACCGGGACACGCTTGAGTTCCAGCAGGCGATAGGGAGTGATATTATTGTCCCCCTGGACCTCCCCACCCCGCCGGACGCCAGCAGGGAGAGGGCTGAGCGGGAGCTCGCGATCACCATGGACCGGATTCGTGAAGCTCAACAACTCTTCCCTGACGCGAACCTGGCAGGGCCGGTGCAGGGCGGAATCTTTACCGACCTCCGTGAGGAGGCGGGACGGGCCGTCCAGGACCTGAACTTCACCTTCTGTCCTATCGGCGCCGTTGTGCCGCTGATGGAGAGTTACCGCTACCGGGATCTCGTTCGGGTCGTCCTCGCGGCCAAACGCGGCCTCTCCCCTGCAACCGCCGTCCACCTCTTCGGTGCAGGCCACCCGTCGATGTTCGCCCTTGCCGTTGCCATGGGCTGCGACCTCTTCGACTCGGCCGCGTATGCTCTCTTTGCCCGGGAAGGGCGCTACATCACCCCGCACGGGAGCTTCAAGATTGAGGAGCTCGCGGAACTCCCCTGTCCCTGCCGGGTCTGCCGTTCGATGACCGCCGACGAACTCCGGAAGTCCGAGGATCGGGAAAGGCTGCTTGCTCTCCACAACCTGTATGTCACTATCGCGGAGATCGCCCGCATCCGGCAGGCAATTTTGGACGGGACCCTCTGGGAACTGGTCGACGAGCGGTGCCGGAGCCACCCGCGTCTCCTCGACGGCTACCGGGAGCTCCTCGCCCACGCTGCGGAGCTTGAGCGCGATGACCCTGTCTCCAAGCGCCGGTTCTTCTACCGGGGTTCAGAGAGTTGCCAGAGAACTGAGGTGCTCCGGTACCAGGAGGTCATCCCCCGGATCCCGCTCGGTGACCGGGTACTGGTCTCGTTTGACGGGCGCGAAGTTCCCGGGTTTGACACGGTGCTGAACTTCAAGCCTCCTTTCGGGCCGTATCCCACGGAACTTGCGGAGACCTTCCCCGTGGGCCAGAGTGAGGTCCCGGAATGGGACGATGAGATGGTCCGGTCGGGATGCGCAGGGATCCGGGCATTGATGGAGGCGCACCCAGAGAAACAGTTTGCCGTCCGATGCGGTGAGGAGTGGATCCGTCTCGTCCTCGAGGAGCTCCCTGATGTGGAGGTGTACCGTGAGCAGGTATGA
- a CDS encoding TIGR00296 family protein, which yields MEMLTPEEGRMAVLLARSVIERAVSGERVVLPALPSVFQEKRGVFVTIKRQGCLRGCIGLPYPIRPLGDALVEAATSAALEDPRFPPVSRSELADLDLEVTVLTQPRPLDCPPEERPNFVEVGRHGLIITGLGTGGLLLPQVATECGWNSREFLDQTCIKAGLQPGCWRRSDVTVQIFEGQIFDEKAV from the coding sequence ATGGAAATGCTGACCCCGGAAGAAGGCAGAATGGCAGTTCTATTGGCACGAAGTGTAATCGAGAGAGCCGTCAGCGGTGAACGGGTGGTACTGCCCGCTTTACCTTCGGTCTTTCAAGAGAAGCGGGGCGTCTTTGTTACGATCAAGCGGCAGGGATGCCTCCGCGGCTGCATCGGCCTCCCGTATCCGATAAGACCGCTCGGCGACGCGCTCGTCGAGGCGGCTACGTCGGCCGCTCTTGAGGACCCCCGGTTTCCGCCGGTCTCTCGGTCGGAACTTGCCGATCTCGATCTCGAGGTGACAGTGCTTACCCAGCCCCGCCCGCTCGACTGCCCGCCGGAGGAGCGCCCGAACTTCGTCGAGGTCGGGAGGCACGGCCTGATCATCACCGGTCTTGGAACCGGCGGCCTTCTCCTCCCACAGGTTGCCACCGAGTGCGGGTGGAACAGCAGGGAGTTCCTTGACCAGACCTGCATCAAGGCCGGGCTCCAGCCCGGGTGCTGGAGGCGCAGCGATGTTACCGTACAGATTTTTGAGGGGCAGATATTCGATGAAAAGGCGGTTTAA
- a CDS encoding CBS domain-containing protein: MEIPTPAELREKRIRMGLKQADVARMAGISQSMVARIEAGSVDPRVSTLAKIVEVLQAAEHSEITASEVMSAPVYSVAPDDPVSRAVEIMSQNSISQLPVLENGVPIGCISESAIMNAMEKGGFHQTHRRLVQDYMEPGFPTVPPTAPIDTIVHLLHHSHAVIVLDKGEVQGVITKHDLISLIT; the protein is encoded by the coding sequence ATGGAGATCCCCACCCCGGCTGAGTTGCGTGAAAAACGGATCCGTATGGGCCTAAAGCAGGCAGATGTAGCCCGTATGGCCGGCATCAGCCAATCCATGGTCGCGCGGATCGAGGCAGGCAGCGTAGATCCAAGGGTGAGTACGCTTGCAAAGATTGTGGAGGTCCTGCAGGCGGCGGAACACTCGGAGATCACAGCGAGCGAGGTGATGAGCGCACCCGTATACTCCGTTGCCCCTGATGACCCCGTCAGCCGTGCCGTCGAGATCATGAGCCAGAACAGTATCTCTCAGCTGCCCGTGCTAGAGAATGGGGTACCTATCGGGTGCATATCCGAGTCGGCGATCATGAACGCCATGGAAAAAGGGGGGTTCCACCAGACACACCGAAGACTGGTGCAGGACTACATGGAACCGGGTTTTCCGACGGTTCCTCCGACGGCCCCCATCGATACCATCGTCCATCTTTTACACCACAGTCACGCGGTCATCGTGCTCGATAAAGGGGAGGTACAGGGTGTCATCACCAAGCACGATCTGATCTCGCTAATAACGTAA
- the tpiA gene encoding triose-phosphate isomerase yields the protein MVSPLILVNLKTYQEGMGRNAHRIAAAAETVAQESGVVIGIAPAFTEIHPISHHYAIPVYAQHIDAITPGAHTGHILPEAVRAAGARGTLINHSERRLTLADIDACVQVARRLNLESVVCTNNDSTSAAAAALGPDYVAVEPPELIGSGVSVSKADPGIIERSVNAVRSVNPDVKVLTGAGIQSGECVKIAVDLGTCGVLLASSVVKADDPEAVLRDLVSML from the coding sequence ATGGTTTCACCGTTAATTCTGGTCAATCTCAAGACCTATCAGGAGGGTATGGGCCGCAATGCTCACCGGATCGCCGCTGCAGCCGAGACCGTGGCACAGGAGAGCGGCGTCGTCATCGGCATCGCGCCGGCGTTCACTGAGATTCATCCGATAAGTCACCACTATGCAATACCGGTCTATGCCCAGCATATCGATGCGATCACCCCCGGCGCCCATACGGGCCATATTCTCCCCGAGGCGGTCAGGGCGGCAGGTGCACGCGGCACCCTGATCAACCACTCTGAGCGACGCCTCACTCTGGCCGATATCGACGCCTGCGTCCAGGTCGCTCGCAGGCTCAACCTTGAATCGGTCGTCTGCACGAACAACGACTCGACCAGCGCCGCAGCGGCGGCCCTCGGGCCCGATTATGTGGCGGTCGAGCCTCCGGAGTTGATCGGGAGCGGTGTCTCGGTCTCAAAGGCCGACCCTGGAATAATCGAGCGGTCCGTCAATGCCGTCAGATCGGTCAACCCGGACGTGAAGGTCCTGACCGGGGCGGGTATCCAGTCGGGCGAGTGCGTGAAGATTGCTGTCGATCTTGGGACCTGCGGTGTTCTCCTCGCATCAAGCGTCGTCAAGGCTGACGATCCCGAAGCCGTCCTCCGGGACCTTGTCTCGATGCTTTAA
- a CDS encoding DUF3656 domain-containing U32 family peptidase, protein MPQKHPQRSWLPELLAPAGSPEALTAAVAAGADAVYLAGKRFGARHYAANFSDEELRSAIDYAHLHGVRVYVTVNILVRDAELPDVARYLLWLYEIGADAVLVQDIGVASLAREVVPDLPLHASTQMTVHNREGVARAAREGFSRVVLARELTLAEIEEIARVADARGVGLEVFAHGALCYCYSGQCLLSSVIGGRSGNRGMCAQPCRKPYRLVTSEMDDLGRPKDLRRVPAKDHYLLSTRDLAIYPYLDRIVRAPVASLKIEGRMRSAEYVATVVSIYRRALDAIASGVAWSPSPDDIRDLALAFNREFTEGYILGASEIMARDRPGNRGILLGTVTGYDPRRREAAVRLAGDLMPRSGDGLAFCTNDPDRDMGTVLRGTPAVRDGTVRLNVPKPVGQGTRVFITKSADLEERAKRIMERPLRQLPLDLTVSFDDGTLCLEAMVFVHGSEPFRVRYRSDLRMEPARSRPLTRETIAEQLSKTGGTPFVVRRMEVDYPGGLFAPLGELNRVRRSFLVRVEEAVLAAHRPGPEAVSAARERIEAAVARLERPRDPYPAHRIPSVSVYTDTLEGAAAAVRGGATTVYLEPSDLPHLNEAAAICRDGGADLVWKWPAITRRRFLDAASSLLPSLYEAGIHGVMVSGMGALDAVQRAEPRMRLYGAAGLNIWNHLTAQRLTSYFQRCTASPELSAADLARLAGRIGDAPELEVIVQGNLEAMVTEDHLVVAVAGEQPGNRFMGIEDQRNRIFPIRSDSEGRTYIANAVETCLIDHLPRIAGMGIAAVAIDARGRGPRYAEEVARLYREGIDAVSRGDHGALSALKDKVKRRALGGITGGHFVRGIEE, encoded by the coding sequence ATGCCGCAGAAACACCCTCAAAGATCCTGGTTGCCGGAACTGCTTGCACCGGCAGGGTCGCCGGAGGCCCTGACTGCAGCAGTCGCCGCCGGCGCCGATGCTGTCTACCTTGCCGGAAAGCGCTTTGGGGCCCGGCATTACGCGGCGAACTTCTCCGACGAGGAACTCCGTTCCGCTATCGATTATGCACACCTCCATGGAGTCAGGGTCTACGTCACGGTAAACATCCTCGTGAGGGATGCCGAACTCCCCGATGTGGCCCGCTATCTCCTCTGGCTCTACGAGATCGGTGCAGACGCTGTCCTGGTACAGGATATCGGGGTGGCGTCGCTTGCCCGGGAGGTCGTCCCGGACCTCCCCCTCCATGCATCCACCCAGATGACAGTCCACAACCGCGAAGGCGTCGCCCGGGCAGCAAGGGAAGGGTTCTCCCGCGTGGTGCTCGCGAGAGAACTCACCCTCGCGGAGATCGAGGAGATCGCGAGAGTTGCGGATGCACGGGGGGTCGGTCTCGAGGTCTTTGCCCACGGGGCGCTCTGCTACTGCTACTCGGGCCAGTGCCTCCTCTCCTCGGTCATCGGGGGTCGGAGCGGAAACCGGGGGATGTGCGCCCAGCCGTGCCGGAAGCCCTACCGGCTTGTGACCTCCGAGATGGACGATCTCGGGCGGCCAAAAGATCTCCGGAGAGTACCCGCAAAGGATCACTACCTCCTCTCGACGCGCGATCTGGCGATCTACCCTTACCTCGACCGGATCGTGCGTGCACCGGTGGCGTCGCTCAAGATCGAGGGGAGGATGCGCTCGGCGGAGTATGTCGCAACGGTGGTGAGCATCTACCGGCGTGCCCTCGACGCGATAGCGAGCGGTGTGGCTTGGTCGCCCTCGCCGGACGATATCCGGGACCTTGCTCTCGCGTTCAACCGGGAGTTCACAGAGGGCTACATCCTCGGCGCATCCGAGATTATGGCCCGCGACCGTCCCGGGAACCGGGGCATTCTGCTCGGCACGGTCACCGGCTACGACCCCCGGCGGCGGGAAGCGGCCGTGCGCCTCGCCGGCGATCTCATGCCTCGTTCCGGCGACGGGTTGGCGTTCTGCACGAACGACCCCGACCGCGACATGGGAACGGTTCTTCGCGGCACCCCCGCCGTTCGAGACGGCACTGTGCGCCTCAACGTTCCCAAACCCGTCGGGCAGGGCACCCGTGTCTTCATAACGAAGAGTGCGGATCTTGAGGAGCGGGCGAAGCGGATCATGGAGAGGCCTCTACGGCAGTTACCGTTGGATCTTACGGTATCCTTTGATGACGGGACGCTCTGTCTGGAGGCAATGGTCTTTGTGCACGGCAGTGAACCGTTCCGGGTGCGTTACCGGTCGGACCTCCGGATGGAGCCGGCACGGAGCCGGCCGCTCACCCGGGAGACGATCGCCGAGCAACTTTCAAAGACCGGGGGAACCCCGTTTGTGGTCCGGAGGATGGAGGTCGACTACCCGGGTGGACTCTTTGCGCCGCTTGGGGAGTTGAACCGGGTCCGACGCTCATTCTTAGTTCGTGTCGAGGAGGCCGTCCTTGCCGCACATCGGCCCGGCCCGGAGGCGGTGAGCGCCGCACGGGAACGGATAGAAGCGGCTGTTGCTCGGTTGGAGAGACCTCGAGATCCCTATCCTGCACACCGGATCCCGTCCGTCTCGGTCTACACCGACACCCTCGAGGGTGCAGCCGCCGCCGTCCGGGGCGGGGCGACGACCGTCTACCTTGAACCCTCCGACCTTCCCCACCTCAACGAGGCTGCCGCCATCTGCCGGGATGGGGGTGCGGACCTTGTCTGGAAATGGCCGGCAATCACCCGGCGCAGGTTCCTTGATGCAGCGTCCAGCCTCCTCCCGTCGCTCTATGAGGCAGGCATCCATGGCGTCATGGTGAGCGGGATGGGCGCTCTCGATGCGGTGCAGCGGGCCGAGCCCCGCATGCGGCTCTATGGTGCCGCCGGGTTAAACATCTGGAACCACCTCACCGCCCAGAGACTCACATCGTACTTTCAGCGGTGTACGGCGTCCCCTGAGCTCTCGGCCGCCGATCTGGCCCGGCTTGCGGGACGAATCGGGGATGCTCCAGAACTTGAGGTGATTGTCCAGGGCAACCTCGAGGCTATGGTAACCGAGGACCATCTGGTGGTGGCGGTCGCCGGGGAGCAGCCCGGCAACCGTTTCATGGGCATCGAGGACCAGCGAAACCGCATCTTCCCGATCCGGTCCGATAGCGAAGGGCGGACCTACATCGCAAACGCGGTCGAGACCTGCCTCATCGACCACCTGCCCCGGATCGCCGGGATGGGCATAGCTGCCGTTGCCATCGATGCACGGGGCCGTGGTCCGCGCTACGCCGAGGAGGTGGCCCGGCTCTACCGTGAAGGGATCGATGCGGTGAGCCGGGGTGACCATGGCGCGCTCTCCGCGCTCAAGGACAAGGTGAAGCGGCGGGCCCTCGGAGGCATCACGGGTGGTCATTTCGTCAGAGGAATTGAAGAGTGA
- a CDS encoding pyrroline-5-carboxylate reductase family protein, producing the protein MDRVGLIGYGHMGSMLVNGFLTSGILSTDELVVATKSLESRNACAAAWPGVGIARTNAELARQCRTIIIAVRPQEMATVLNEILPVMDGDEHIVSLAAGISLKDLESVFPGSLTRAIPTITSTVGQGTTLVCHGRQVDINSALRVEGLFSSLGNVVLVSEEELPAAMLLSSCGPGLLAVIIDELAGATARASGLPKDRAIGLTMEMVAATAAYLRETGRRPGEMIEEVATGGGVTEAGVRKLRERLPGVFDETIISMLERCNTVGAWSGRRTDF; encoded by the coding sequence ATGGATCGCGTAGGACTAATCGGCTATGGGCACATGGGGAGCATGCTGGTGAACGGATTTCTCACATCCGGGATCCTTTCGACCGATGAGCTCGTGGTTGCGACAAAGAGCCTGGAGAGCCGAAACGCATGCGCCGCCGCATGGCCGGGAGTCGGTATCGCCAGAACGAACGCGGAACTCGCACGGCAGTGCCGCACAATCATCATCGCAGTCAGGCCGCAGGAGATGGCGACCGTCCTTAATGAGATTCTCCCGGTGATGGATGGGGACGAGCATATCGTCTCACTCGCCGCAGGCATCTCCCTCAAAGATCTTGAGAGCGTCTTTCCCGGATCGCTCACCAGGGCGATACCCACGATCACCTCCACGGTTGGGCAAGGGACGACGCTGGTCTGCCACGGGCGGCAGGTGGATATAAACAGCGCTCTCAGGGTTGAGGGGCTCTTCTCATCGCTTGGGAACGTAGTGCTCGTCAGTGAGGAGGAACTCCCGGCAGCCATGCTTCTTTCGAGCTGTGGGCCGGGACTGCTTGCCGTTATCATCGACGAACTTGCCGGGGCGACGGCCCGTGCAAGCGGACTCCCGAAGGACCGGGCGATCGGACTCACCATGGAGATGGTTGCCGCCACGGCTGCTTACCTTCGGGAGACCGGCAGGAGACCCGGAGAGATGATCGAGGAGGTCGCGACCGGCGGCGGCGTCACTGAGGCCGGGGTACGCAAGCTCCGCGAACGGCTACCCGGGGTCTTTGATGAGACCATCATCTCCATGCTGGAGCGCTGCAATACAGTGGGGGCGTGGTCGGGGAGGCGGACAGACTTTTAA
- a CDS encoding type I 3-dehydroquinate dehydratase produces MKIVVSVEDAGVIDEVVEYSPTFIEIRLDRMGGDLLEQVQSIREKTDIPLIATLRSREEGGRFVGDADLWVRIVGPIARYVDFVDVEARYRDHAPLIKSQGVQILASLHTSEMPSLPELGKIEEMLRSYGDIPKIVVKPRTLDDLFDLITFTHRAQKPICTSIMGSEFRYARAILPLFGSEFTFCHAGTPTAEGQYHIREMQQIADLLK; encoded by the coding sequence ATGAAGATCGTCGTCTCTGTGGAGGATGCCGGTGTTATCGACGAAGTAGTGGAGTACAGCCCTACATTCATCGAGATCAGGCTCGACCGGATGGGAGGTGACCTGCTGGAGCAGGTCCAGTCTATCCGCGAGAAGACCGACATTCCTTTAATAGCCACACTCAGGAGCAGAGAGGAAGGGGGGAGGTTCGTCGGCGATGCCGACCTCTGGGTCAGGATCGTCGGGCCGATCGCACGATACGTCGACTTCGTGGATGTAGAAGCCCGTTACCGCGACCATGCGCCGCTTATCAAGAGCCAGGGTGTCCAAATTCTCGCATCTCTTCACACGAGCGAGATGCCCTCTCTCCCGGAGCTCGGGAAGATCGAGGAGATGCTTCGGTCCTACGGCGATATACCGAAGATTGTCGTGAAACCCCGAACCCTTGACGACCTCTTTGACCTCATCACGTTCACGCATCGTGCCCAGAAACCTATCTGCACAAGCATCATGGGCTCTGAGTTCCGCTATGCCCGTGCAATCCTCCCTCTCTTTGGGTCGGAGTTCACGTTCTGCCACGCCGGGACCCCGACGGCCGAAGGGCAGTACCACATACGGGAGATGCAGCAGATTGCGGATCTGCTGAAGTGA
- a CDS encoding chorismate synthase, with protein sequence MNTFGRNFRCTTFGESHGLAVGVVIDGCPPGVPLAEADIQPYLDRRRPGKSPLESARMEPDRVEILSGVFEGRTTGAPIALLVRNQDVRSEDYDTLRDLFRPGHADYTWQAKYGLRDHRGGGRSSGRETLARVAAGAVALRCLAPYGISIRGRVIEIHGATEPEAMEAEIRAALKAGDSVGGIVEVIASGCPAGLGDPVFGKLDAAIAGAMMGIGAVKGVEIGEGFGAARLLGSEMNDPIDADGFLSNHAGGILGGISTGEDIVVRLAVKPTPSIRKIQRTVDTTGREREISVGGRHDPCIAPRIVPVAECMMALVIIDAMLEQAKYRGWEVR encoded by the coding sequence ATGAATACGTTCGGGAGAAACTTCAGGTGCACGACGTTCGGTGAGAGCCACGGATTGGCCGTGGGCGTGGTCATCGACGGCTGCCCGCCCGGAGTCCCCCTCGCGGAGGCGGATATCCAACCTTACCTCGACCGAAGACGGCCGGGCAAGAGCCCGCTCGAGTCCGCGAGGATGGAGCCCGATCGGGTGGAGATCCTCTCAGGGGTCTTTGAGGGAAGGACGACCGGCGCCCCGATCGCGCTTCTCGTCAGGAACCAGGACGTCCGATCGGAGGACTATGACACGCTCCGGGATCTCTTCCGCCCGGGGCACGCGGATTACACCTGGCAGGCGAAGTACGGGCTCCGCGACCACCGCGGCGGCGGTCGGAGTTCGGGCCGCGAGACCCTTGCCCGGGTCGCCGCCGGAGCGGTGGCTCTCCGCTGCCTTGCACCCTACGGCATCTCGATACGCGGAAGGGTTATCGAGATTCATGGGGCGACGGAACCGGAAGCAATGGAAGCGGAGATCCGCGCGGCACTAAAAGCAGGCGACTCCGTCGGGGGGATCGTCGAGGTGATTGCCTCGGGGTGCCCGGCGGGTCTCGGCGACCCGGTCTTTGGCAAACTCGACGCCGCCATCGCCGGGGCGATGATGGGAATCGGCGCCGTGAAGGGTGTCGAGATCGGAGAGGGATTCGGCGCCGCCCGGCTCCTCGGGAGCGAGATGAACGATCCGATCGATGCGGATGGATTTTTAAGCAACCACGCGGGCGGTATCCTCGGCGGGATCAGCACGGGGGAGGATATTGTCGTGCGGCTTGCCGTCAAACCGACGCCATCGATACGTAAGATTCAGCGGACCGTCGATACCACCGGGAGGGAGCGGGAGATCTCGGTCGGAGGAAGGCACGACCCCTGTATCGCCCCGAGGATCGTGCCGGTCGCGGAATGCATGATGGCGCTCGTTATTATCGATGCGATGCTTGAGCAGGCGAAGTACCGGGGATGGGAAGTGAGGTGA